From Anomalospiza imberbis isolate Cuckoo-Finch-1a 21T00152 chromosome 22, ASM3175350v1, whole genome shotgun sequence, a single genomic window includes:
- the MED1 gene encoding mediator of RNA polymerase II transcription subunit 1 isoform X2, producing the protein MKAAPGSAEEAEKLNKMSSLLERLHAKYSQNRPWTETMKLVRQVMEKRVVLNSGGHQHLVSCLETLQKALKVSSLPAMTDRLESIARQSGLGSHLSANGTECYITSDMFYVEVQLDPTGLLCDVKVAHHGENPVSCPELVQHLREKNFDEFSKHLRGLVNLYKLPGDNKLKTKMYLALQSLELDLQKMAGMYWQATNANPLDKILHGSVGYLTPRSGGLLMNLKYYVSPYDLFEDGTGAPVVLHENNVPRSLGMNVSVTVEGTMAMHKLPIAPLIMGSHPVDSKGTPSFSSITSANSVDLPACFFLKFPRPIPVSRAFIQKLQSCTGIPLFDTPPTFVPLYELITQFELSKEADPLPLNHNMRFYAALPGQQHCYFLNKDAPLPDGRSLQGTLISKIAFQHPGRVPLILNLIRHQVAYNTLIGSCVKRTVLKEDSPGILQFEVCPLSDSCFSVSFQHPVNDSLVCVVMDVQDSSHVNCKLYKGLSDALICTDDFIAKVVQRCMSIPVTMRAIRRKAETIQADTPALSLIAETVEDMVKKNLPPASSPGLLQITGNVGSTIGSSPTPPHHTPPPVSSPASNTKNHPMLMNLLKENPPQDFSTLYGSSPLERQNSSSGSPRMEMGPGGNKQKKKKSRMPADKPKHQTEDDFQRELFSMDVDSQNPIFDVNMTADTLDTPHITPAPSQCSTPPTTYPQALPHAQPSIQRMVRLSSSDSIGADVTDILSDIAEEASKLPTSTEDCPPIGTPVRDSSSSGHSQSALFDPDVFQTNSSENPYTDPADLIADAAVSPNSDSSNHFFPDGVDFNPDLLNSQSQSGFGEEYFDESSQSGDTDDFKGYAPQALTNLGVQVLGADGGENKFKGSTPSDTVDFSIIAAASKALGSSDIMEHHSGGQSPLLNTGDLGKEKSQKRVKEGNGSGSAVAGAGIDGKPGKRSRTPSSDGKSKEKLPKRKKQETDGKSPSHSSSNRPFTPPASTGGSKSPGSSGRSQTPPGVATPPIPKITIQIPKGTVTVGKPSSHGQYTSSGSVTSSSSKSHHSHSSSSSSSSSSSTSGKIKSKSEGSSGSKMSSSLYSSQGGSGSGQSKGSAQSVGKPGSSPITKHGLSTSSGSTKMKPQGKPSSLMNPSMSKPNISPSHSRPSGGSDKLASPMKPVPGTPPSSKAKSPISSGSGGSHMSGTGSSSSMKSSSGMGSSGSMSQKPPPSSNSSTASSSSFSSSGSSMSSSQNQHGSSKGKSPSRNKKPSLTAVIDKLKHGVVTSGPGGDDPMDGQMGSSSNSSSHTMSSKHNMSGGEFQGKREKSDKEKSKVSVSGGSVDSSKKNSDSKNVGSTGVAKIIISKHDGGSPSIKAKVTLQKPGEGGGDGLRPQMPSSKSYGSPLISGSTPKHERCSPSHSKSPAYTPQNIDSESESGSSIAEKSYQNSPSSDDGIRPLPEYSAEKHKKHKKEKKKVKDKDRDRERDRDKDRDKKKSHGMKPESWSKSPISADQSLSMASNAILSAERPSRASPEFLIGEEDDDLMDVALIGN; encoded by the exons ATGAAGGCAGCGCCGGGCAGCGCCGAGG AGGCAGAGAAGCTGAACAAGATGAGCTCCCTCCTGGAGAGGCTCCACGCCAAGTACAGCCAGAACCGGCCCTGGACAGAAACCATGAAGTTGGTCCGTCAGGTCATG GAAAAACGTGTGGTGCTGAACTCAGGGGGACACCAGCACCTGGTGAGCTGCTTGGAGACACTGCAGAAGGCCCTGAAAG TGTCATCTCTGCCTGCCATGACCGATCGCTTGGAGTCCATCGCCAGGCAGAGCGG cctcgggtCCCACCTGAGTGCCAACGGCACCGAGTGTTACATCACCTCAGACATGTTTTATGTGGAAGTGCAGCTGGACCCTACagggctgctctgtgatgtcaagGTGGCTCACCATGGAGAAAACCCCGTG agctgtCCAGAGCTGGTGCAACATCTGAG agagaaaaattttGATGAGTTTTCAAAGCATCTGAGGGGACTTGTGAACCTGTATAAGCTGCCAGGGGACAA caAACTTAAAACTAAAATGTACTTGGCTCTGCAGTCCTTGGAGTTGGATCTCCAAAAGATGGCTGGGATGTATTG GCAAGCCACCAATGCAAACCCCCTGGACAAAATCCTCCATGGCAGTGTTGGCTATCTCACCCCCAGGAGTGGAG GTCTCCTGATGAACCTCAAATATTATGTCTCCCCCTATGATTTATTTGAGGATGGCACCGGGGCCCCCGTGGTTTTGCACGAGAACAATG TTCCTCGCTCGCTGGGTATGAACGTGTCGGTGACAGTCGAGGGAACCATGGCAATGCACAAACTTCCAATTGCTCCACTGATCATGGGCTCCCATCCTGTGGACAGCAAAGG AACTCCGTCTTTCTCCTCGATCACCAGTGCCAACAGCGTGGACTTGCCCGCTTGCTTCTTCCTGAAATTCCCACGTCCCATTCCAGTGTCTCGAGCTTTCATCCagaagctgcagagctgcacag GTATCCCACTGTTTGACACACCACCCACGTTTGTGCCCCTGTATGAGCTGATCACACAGTTTGAGTTGTCCAAGGAGGCCGATCCCCTGCCCCTGAACCACAACATGCGCTTCTACGCC GCTCTTCCAGGACAGCAGCACTGTTACTTCCTGAACAAAGACGCTCCTCTCCCGGACGGACGAAGCCTCCAGGGAACTCTGATCAGCAAAATTGCTTTCCAGCACCCCGGCCGGGTGCCCCTCATCCTCAACTTGATCCGGCACCAGGTGGCCTACAACACCCTCATCGGCAGCTGTGTCAAGAGGACAGTCCTGAAGGAAG ATTCTCCTGGGATCCTGCAGTTTGAAGTTTGTCCTCTCTCTGACTCGTGTTTCAGTGTATCCTTCCAGCACCCTGTGAACGACTCCCTGGTGTGTG TGGTGATGGACGTGCAGGACTCCAGCCATGTGAACTGTAAGCTCTACAAAGGGCTGTCTGATGCCCTCATCTGTACAGATGATTTCATTGCCAAGGTTGTTCAAAG gtgCATGTCCATCCCTGTCACCATGAGAGCCATCCGTAGGAAAGCAGAAACCATCCAAGCTGACACGCCAGCCCTGTCCCTCATTGCAGAGACAGTTGAAGACATGGTGAAGAaaaacctgcccccagccagcagcccagG TTTGTTGCAGATCACAGGGAATGTGGGGTCTACCATTGGCTCAAGTCCAACCCCCCCCCACCACACACCACCACCAGTATCCTCACCAGCCAGCAACACCAAGAACCACCCCATGCTCATGAACCTTCTTAAGGAGAATCCCCCTCAGGATTTCTCCACTCTGTATGGGAGCAGCCCTCTGGAAAGGCAGAACTCTTCCTCTGGCTCCCCCAGAATGGAAATGGGCCCTGGGGGgaataaacaaaagaaaaaaaaatcccgcATGCCAGCCGACAAGCCCAAGCACCAGACTGAGGATGATTTCCAGAGGGAGCTCTTTTCCATGGATGTTGACTCCCAGAACCCCATTTTTGATGTCAACATGACTGCAGACACCCTGGACACCCCTCATATTACTCCAGCACCCAGCCAGTGCAGCACTCCTCCTACCACCTACCCCCAGGCGCTCCCCCACGCCCAGCCCAGTATCCAGAGGATGGTTCGCCTGTCCAGCTCGGACAGCATCGGGGCCGATGTCACCGACATCCTCTCGGATATAGCAGAGGAGGCTTCCAAGCTGCCCACCAGTACCGAGGACTGCCCACCCATTGGGACTCCAGTCAGAGACTCTTCTAGTTCAGGACATTCACAAAGTGCCCTCTTTGACCCCGATGTTTTTCAGACCAACAGTAGTGAGAACCCCTACACAGACCCCGCAGACCTGATCGCGGACGCTGCTGTGAGCCCCAACAGCGATTCCTCCAaccatttttttccagatggGGTAGATTTCAACCCTGACTTGCTGAACAGTCAGAGCCAGAGTGGTTTTGGGGAGGAATACTTTGATGAGAGCAGTCAGAGCGGAGACACTGATGATTTCAAGGGCTATGCCCCCCAGGCTCTAACTAATTTGGGGGTGCAAGTCTTGGGGGCTGATGGgggggaaaataaatttaaggGGAGCACTCCATCCGATACGGTGGATTTTAGTATTATTGCAGCTGCCAGCAAAGCACTGGGGTCCTCTGACATCATGGAGCACCACAGTGGAGGTCAGAGCCCTTTGCTGAACACGGGGGATTTAGGAAAAGAGAAGTCTCAGAAACGGGTAAAGGAAGGCAATGGGTCTGGAAGTGCCGTGGCAGGTGCTGGGATAGATGGGAAGCCAGGGAAGCGCAGCCGGACGCCATCCAGTGATGGCAAAAGCAAAGAGAAACTTCCAAAGCGGAAGAAGCAGGAGACAGATGGGAAATCTCCATCCCACAGTTCATCCAACAGGCCCTTCACGCCACCAGCAAGCACAGGTGGGTCCAAATCTCCGGGGAGTTCGGGCAGATCCCAGACTCCTCCTGGGGTAGCTACTCCTCCTATTCCAAAAATAACCATTCAGATCCCAAAAGGAACAGTGACTGTTGGCAAACCATCTTCACACGGCCAGTACACGAGTAGTGGTTCTGtcacctcctccagcagcaaaaGCCATCATAGccattcttcctcctcctcctcttcttcctcctcttcaaCCTCAggcaaaattaaaagcaaatcaGAAGGGTCTTCTGGCTCAAAGATGAGCAGCAGCCTCTACTCCAGCCAAGGCGGCTCCGGGTCGGGTCAGTCCAAGGGCTCGGCCCAGTCGGTGGGAAAGCCAGGATCCTCCCCCATCACCAAGCACGGCCTCAGCACCAGCTCTGGCAGCACCAAGATGAAACCTCAAGGAAAGCCATCGTCCCTCATGAACCCTTCCATGAGCAAACCAAACATCTCCCCGTCCCACTCGAGACCCTCGGGGGGTTCTGACAAACTCGCCTCTCCCATGAAACCTGTCCCGGGTACTCCCCCGTCGTCTAAAGCGAAGTCACCCATCAGTTCAGGTTCTGGTGGGTCCCACATGTCTGGGACTGGATCGAGCTCGAGCATGAAATCGTCTTCAGGAATGGGATCCTCCGGGTCTATGTCACAGAAACCGCCTCCCTCGTCCAATTCCTCCACGGcatcttcatcttccttttcATCCAGTGGGTCTTCCATGTCTTCATCCCAGAACCAGCATGGAAGCTCCAAAGGCAAGTCCCCGAGCAGAAACAAGAAGCCATCGCTGACCGCAGTCATAGACAAGCTGAAGCACGGGGTGGTCACGAGCGGGCCTGGCGGAGACGACCCCATGGATGGACAGATGGGGTCGAGTTCCAATTCCTCAAGCCATACAATGTCCTCCAAACACAACATGTCTGGAGGGGAGTTCCAGGGAAAGCGGGAGAAGAGCGACAAGGAGAAATCGAAGGTCTCTGTTTCTGGAGGATCCGTTGACTCTTCCAAGAAGAACTCGGATTCCAAAAACGTTGGAAGCACTGGAGTGGCCAAAATTATCATCAGTAAACACGATGGTGGTTCCCCCAGCATTAAAGCCAAAGTAACTCTGCAGAAACCCGGGGAAGGGGGCGGGGACGGCCTGAGGCCTCAGATGCCTTCTTCCAAAAGCTACGGATCCCCCCTGATCAGCGGCTCCACCCCCAAACACGAGCGCTGCTcccccagccacagcaaatccCCGGCCTACACCCCCCAGAACATCGACAGCGAGAGCGAGTCGGGCTCTTCCATTGCCGAGAAATCCTAccagaacagccccagctccgaCGATGGCATCCGGCCCCTGCCTGAGTACAGCGCCGAGAAGCACAAGAAGcacaaaaaggagaagaaaaaagtgaaagacAAAGACCGGGACAGAGAGCGGGACCGGGATAAGGACAGGGACAAGAAGAAATCCCACGGCATGAAGCCCGAGAGCTGGTCCAAGTCTCCGATCTCGGCGGATCAGTCTCTGTCCATGGCGAGCAACGCGATCCTCTCGGCCGAGCGGCCGTCCCGGGCCAGCCCCGAGTTCCTGATCGGGGAGGAAGATGATGATCTCATGGATGTTGCTCTAATTGGCAATTAA
- the MED1 gene encoding mediator of RNA polymerase II transcription subunit 1 isoform X1: MKAAPGSAEEAEKLNKMSSLLERLHAKYSQNRPWTETMKLVRQVMEKRVVLNSGGHQHLVSCLETLQKALKVSSLPAMTDRLESIARQSGLGSHLSANGTECYITSDMFYVEVQLDPTGLLCDVKVAHHGENPVSCPELVQHLREKNFDEFSKHLRGLVNLYKLPGDNKLKTKMYLALQSLELDLQKMAGMYWQATNANPLDKILHGSVGYLTPRSGGLLMNLKYYVSPYDLFEDGTGAPVVLHENNVPRSLGMNVSVTVEGTMAMHKLPIAPLIMGSHPVDSKGTPSFSSITSANSVDLPACFFLKFPRPIPVSRAFIQKLQSCTGIPLFDTPPTFVPLYELITQFELSKEADPLPLNHNMRFYAALPGQQHCYFLNKDAPLPDGRSLQGTLISKIAFQHPGRVPLILNLIRHQVAYNTLIGSCVKRTVLKEDSPGILQFEVCPLSDSCFSVSFQHPVNDSLVCVVMDVQDSSHVNCKLYKGLSDALICTDDFIAKVVQRCMSIPVTMRAIRRKAETIQADTPALSLIAETVEDMVKKNLPPASSPGYGMTTGSNPMSGTTTPTNTFPGGPITTLFNMSISMKERHDSVGHGEDFSKVSQNPILTSLLQITGNVGSTIGSSPTPPHHTPPPVSSPASNTKNHPMLMNLLKENPPQDFSTLYGSSPLERQNSSSGSPRMEMGPGGNKQKKKKSRMPADKPKHQTEDDFQRELFSMDVDSQNPIFDVNMTADTLDTPHITPAPSQCSTPPTTYPQALPHAQPSIQRMVRLSSSDSIGADVTDILSDIAEEASKLPTSTEDCPPIGTPVRDSSSSGHSQSALFDPDVFQTNSSENPYTDPADLIADAAVSPNSDSSNHFFPDGVDFNPDLLNSQSQSGFGEEYFDESSQSGDTDDFKGYAPQALTNLGVQVLGADGGENKFKGSTPSDTVDFSIIAAASKALGSSDIMEHHSGGQSPLLNTGDLGKEKSQKRVKEGNGSGSAVAGAGIDGKPGKRSRTPSSDGKSKEKLPKRKKQETDGKSPSHSSSNRPFTPPASTGGSKSPGSSGRSQTPPGVATPPIPKITIQIPKGTVTVGKPSSHGQYTSSGSVTSSSSKSHHSHSSSSSSSSSSSTSGKIKSKSEGSSGSKMSSSLYSSQGGSGSGQSKGSAQSVGKPGSSPITKHGLSTSSGSTKMKPQGKPSSLMNPSMSKPNISPSHSRPSGGSDKLASPMKPVPGTPPSSKAKSPISSGSGGSHMSGTGSSSSMKSSSGMGSSGSMSQKPPPSSNSSTASSSSFSSSGSSMSSSQNQHGSSKGKSPSRNKKPSLTAVIDKLKHGVVTSGPGGDDPMDGQMGSSSNSSSHTMSSKHNMSGGEFQGKREKSDKEKSKVSVSGGSVDSSKKNSDSKNVGSTGVAKIIISKHDGGSPSIKAKVTLQKPGEGGGDGLRPQMPSSKSYGSPLISGSTPKHERCSPSHSKSPAYTPQNIDSESESGSSIAEKSYQNSPSSDDGIRPLPEYSAEKHKKHKKEKKKVKDKDRDRERDRDKDRDKKKSHGMKPESWSKSPISADQSLSMASNAILSAERPSRASPEFLIGEEDDDLMDVALIGN, translated from the exons ATGAAGGCAGCGCCGGGCAGCGCCGAGG AGGCAGAGAAGCTGAACAAGATGAGCTCCCTCCTGGAGAGGCTCCACGCCAAGTACAGCCAGAACCGGCCCTGGACAGAAACCATGAAGTTGGTCCGTCAGGTCATG GAAAAACGTGTGGTGCTGAACTCAGGGGGACACCAGCACCTGGTGAGCTGCTTGGAGACACTGCAGAAGGCCCTGAAAG TGTCATCTCTGCCTGCCATGACCGATCGCTTGGAGTCCATCGCCAGGCAGAGCGG cctcgggtCCCACCTGAGTGCCAACGGCACCGAGTGTTACATCACCTCAGACATGTTTTATGTGGAAGTGCAGCTGGACCCTACagggctgctctgtgatgtcaagGTGGCTCACCATGGAGAAAACCCCGTG agctgtCCAGAGCTGGTGCAACATCTGAG agagaaaaattttGATGAGTTTTCAAAGCATCTGAGGGGACTTGTGAACCTGTATAAGCTGCCAGGGGACAA caAACTTAAAACTAAAATGTACTTGGCTCTGCAGTCCTTGGAGTTGGATCTCCAAAAGATGGCTGGGATGTATTG GCAAGCCACCAATGCAAACCCCCTGGACAAAATCCTCCATGGCAGTGTTGGCTATCTCACCCCCAGGAGTGGAG GTCTCCTGATGAACCTCAAATATTATGTCTCCCCCTATGATTTATTTGAGGATGGCACCGGGGCCCCCGTGGTTTTGCACGAGAACAATG TTCCTCGCTCGCTGGGTATGAACGTGTCGGTGACAGTCGAGGGAACCATGGCAATGCACAAACTTCCAATTGCTCCACTGATCATGGGCTCCCATCCTGTGGACAGCAAAGG AACTCCGTCTTTCTCCTCGATCACCAGTGCCAACAGCGTGGACTTGCCCGCTTGCTTCTTCCTGAAATTCCCACGTCCCATTCCAGTGTCTCGAGCTTTCATCCagaagctgcagagctgcacag GTATCCCACTGTTTGACACACCACCCACGTTTGTGCCCCTGTATGAGCTGATCACACAGTTTGAGTTGTCCAAGGAGGCCGATCCCCTGCCCCTGAACCACAACATGCGCTTCTACGCC GCTCTTCCAGGACAGCAGCACTGTTACTTCCTGAACAAAGACGCTCCTCTCCCGGACGGACGAAGCCTCCAGGGAACTCTGATCAGCAAAATTGCTTTCCAGCACCCCGGCCGGGTGCCCCTCATCCTCAACTTGATCCGGCACCAGGTGGCCTACAACACCCTCATCGGCAGCTGTGTCAAGAGGACAGTCCTGAAGGAAG ATTCTCCTGGGATCCTGCAGTTTGAAGTTTGTCCTCTCTCTGACTCGTGTTTCAGTGTATCCTTCCAGCACCCTGTGAACGACTCCCTGGTGTGTG TGGTGATGGACGTGCAGGACTCCAGCCATGTGAACTGTAAGCTCTACAAAGGGCTGTCTGATGCCCTCATCTGTACAGATGATTTCATTGCCAAGGTTGTTCAAAG gtgCATGTCCATCCCTGTCACCATGAGAGCCATCCGTAGGAAAGCAGAAACCATCCAAGCTGACACGCCAGCCCTGTCCCTCATTGCAGAGACAGTTGAAGACATGGTGAAGAaaaacctgcccccagccagcagcccagGGTATGGCATGACCACAGGCAGCAACCCAATGAGCGGGACCACCACCCCAACCAACACTTTTCCTGGGGGGCCCATCACTACTTTGTTTAACATGAGCATAAGCATGAAAGAGAGGCATGACTCAGTGGGCCATGGGGAGGACTTCAGCAAAGTGTCTCAGAACCCTATTCTCACTAGTTTGTTGCAGATCACAGGGAATGTGGGGTCTACCATTGGCTCAAGTCCAACCCCCCCCCACCACACACCACCACCAGTATCCTCACCAGCCAGCAACACCAAGAACCACCCCATGCTCATGAACCTTCTTAAGGAGAATCCCCCTCAGGATTTCTCCACTCTGTATGGGAGCAGCCCTCTGGAAAGGCAGAACTCTTCCTCTGGCTCCCCCAGAATGGAAATGGGCCCTGGGGGgaataaacaaaagaaaaaaaaatcccgcATGCCAGCCGACAAGCCCAAGCACCAGACTGAGGATGATTTCCAGAGGGAGCTCTTTTCCATGGATGTTGACTCCCAGAACCCCATTTTTGATGTCAACATGACTGCAGACACCCTGGACACCCCTCATATTACTCCAGCACCCAGCCAGTGCAGCACTCCTCCTACCACCTACCCCCAGGCGCTCCCCCACGCCCAGCCCAGTATCCAGAGGATGGTTCGCCTGTCCAGCTCGGACAGCATCGGGGCCGATGTCACCGACATCCTCTCGGATATAGCAGAGGAGGCTTCCAAGCTGCCCACCAGTACCGAGGACTGCCCACCCATTGGGACTCCAGTCAGAGACTCTTCTAGTTCAGGACATTCACAAAGTGCCCTCTTTGACCCCGATGTTTTTCAGACCAACAGTAGTGAGAACCCCTACACAGACCCCGCAGACCTGATCGCGGACGCTGCTGTGAGCCCCAACAGCGATTCCTCCAaccatttttttccagatggGGTAGATTTCAACCCTGACTTGCTGAACAGTCAGAGCCAGAGTGGTTTTGGGGAGGAATACTTTGATGAGAGCAGTCAGAGCGGAGACACTGATGATTTCAAGGGCTATGCCCCCCAGGCTCTAACTAATTTGGGGGTGCAAGTCTTGGGGGCTGATGGgggggaaaataaatttaaggGGAGCACTCCATCCGATACGGTGGATTTTAGTATTATTGCAGCTGCCAGCAAAGCACTGGGGTCCTCTGACATCATGGAGCACCACAGTGGAGGTCAGAGCCCTTTGCTGAACACGGGGGATTTAGGAAAAGAGAAGTCTCAGAAACGGGTAAAGGAAGGCAATGGGTCTGGAAGTGCCGTGGCAGGTGCTGGGATAGATGGGAAGCCAGGGAAGCGCAGCCGGACGCCATCCAGTGATGGCAAAAGCAAAGAGAAACTTCCAAAGCGGAAGAAGCAGGAGACAGATGGGAAATCTCCATCCCACAGTTCATCCAACAGGCCCTTCACGCCACCAGCAAGCACAGGTGGGTCCAAATCTCCGGGGAGTTCGGGCAGATCCCAGACTCCTCCTGGGGTAGCTACTCCTCCTATTCCAAAAATAACCATTCAGATCCCAAAAGGAACAGTGACTGTTGGCAAACCATCTTCACACGGCCAGTACACGAGTAGTGGTTCTGtcacctcctccagcagcaaaaGCCATCATAGccattcttcctcctcctcctcttcttcctcctcttcaaCCTCAggcaaaattaaaagcaaatcaGAAGGGTCTTCTGGCTCAAAGATGAGCAGCAGCCTCTACTCCAGCCAAGGCGGCTCCGGGTCGGGTCAGTCCAAGGGCTCGGCCCAGTCGGTGGGAAAGCCAGGATCCTCCCCCATCACCAAGCACGGCCTCAGCACCAGCTCTGGCAGCACCAAGATGAAACCTCAAGGAAAGCCATCGTCCCTCATGAACCCTTCCATGAGCAAACCAAACATCTCCCCGTCCCACTCGAGACCCTCGGGGGGTTCTGACAAACTCGCCTCTCCCATGAAACCTGTCCCGGGTACTCCCCCGTCGTCTAAAGCGAAGTCACCCATCAGTTCAGGTTCTGGTGGGTCCCACATGTCTGGGACTGGATCGAGCTCGAGCATGAAATCGTCTTCAGGAATGGGATCCTCCGGGTCTATGTCACAGAAACCGCCTCCCTCGTCCAATTCCTCCACGGcatcttcatcttccttttcATCCAGTGGGTCTTCCATGTCTTCATCCCAGAACCAGCATGGAAGCTCCAAAGGCAAGTCCCCGAGCAGAAACAAGAAGCCATCGCTGACCGCAGTCATAGACAAGCTGAAGCACGGGGTGGTCACGAGCGGGCCTGGCGGAGACGACCCCATGGATGGACAGATGGGGTCGAGTTCCAATTCCTCAAGCCATACAATGTCCTCCAAACACAACATGTCTGGAGGGGAGTTCCAGGGAAAGCGGGAGAAGAGCGACAAGGAGAAATCGAAGGTCTCTGTTTCTGGAGGATCCGTTGACTCTTCCAAGAAGAACTCGGATTCCAAAAACGTTGGAAGCACTGGAGTGGCCAAAATTATCATCAGTAAACACGATGGTGGTTCCCCCAGCATTAAAGCCAAAGTAACTCTGCAGAAACCCGGGGAAGGGGGCGGGGACGGCCTGAGGCCTCAGATGCCTTCTTCCAAAAGCTACGGATCCCCCCTGATCAGCGGCTCCACCCCCAAACACGAGCGCTGCTcccccagccacagcaaatccCCGGCCTACACCCCCCAGAACATCGACAGCGAGAGCGAGTCGGGCTCTTCCATTGCCGAGAAATCCTAccagaacagccccagctccgaCGATGGCATCCGGCCCCTGCCTGAGTACAGCGCCGAGAAGCACAAGAAGcacaaaaaggagaagaaaaaagtgaaagacAAAGACCGGGACAGAGAGCGGGACCGGGATAAGGACAGGGACAAGAAGAAATCCCACGGCATGAAGCCCGAGAGCTGGTCCAAGTCTCCGATCTCGGCGGATCAGTCTCTGTCCATGGCGAGCAACGCGATCCTCTCGGCCGAGCGGCCGTCCCGGGCCAGCCCCGAGTTCCTGATCGGGGAGGAAGATGATGATCTCATGGATGTTGCTCTAATTGGCAATTAA